In Drosophila simulans strain w501 chromosome X, Prin_Dsim_3.1, whole genome shotgun sequence, one DNA window encodes the following:
- the LOC6725888 gene encoding protein retinal degeneration B isoform X6 gives MLIKEYRIPLPLTVEEYRIAQLYMIAKKSREESHGEGSGVEIIINEPYKDGPGGNGQYTKKIYHVGNHLPGWIKSLLPKSALTVEEEAWNAYPYTRTRYTCPFVEKFSLDIETYYYPDNGYQDNVFQLSGSDLRNRIVDVIDIVKDQLWGGDYVKEEDPKHFVSDKTGRGPLAEDWLEEYWREVKGKKQPTPRNMSLMTAYKICRVEFRYWGMQTKLEKFIHDVALRKMMLRAHRQAWAWQDEWFGLTIEDIRELERQTQLALAKKMGGGEECSDDSVSEPYVSTAATAASATGSERKKSAPAVPPIVTQQPPSAEASSDEEGEEEDDDEDENDAIGTGVDLSANQGGSAQRSRSQSIQMAQKGKFGSKGALHSPVGSAHSFDLQVANWRMERLEVDSKSNSDEEFFDCLDTNETNSLAKWSSLELLGEGDDSPPPHGGPSSAASVGGRGSSRQEDSIFNQDFLMRVASERGNKRQLRSSASVDRSHDSSPPGSPSTPSCPTTILILVVHAGSVLDAASELTAKKSDVTTFRGSFEAVMRQHYPSLLTHVTIKMVPCPSICTDALGILSSLSPYSFDASPSAADIPNIADVPIGAIPLLSVASPEFHETVNKTVAAANIVYHEFLKSEEGHGFSGQIVMLGDSMGSLLAYEALCRSNGSQPGTASGASNSGGDAATNINTHNPLSARNSRLDDDERFIEADLDAKRLLVAPSPRRRRSSSSSDSRATKLDFEVCDFFMFGSPLSVVLAARKLHDAKAALPRPNCHQVYNLFHPTDPIASRLEPLLSARFSILAPVNVPRYAKYPLGNGQPLHLLEVIQSHPQHFNDGNNLLAGRRLSDASMQSTISGLIENVSLSTIHALQNKWWGTKRLDFALYCPEGLSNFPAHALPHLFHASYWESPDVIAFILRQIGKFEGIPFVGSNDDKDNASFHPGQPREKWIKKRTSVKLKNVAANHRANDVIVQEGREQRLNARFMYGPLDMITLHGEKVDVHIMKDPPAGEWTFLSTEVTDKNGRISYSIPDQVSLGYGIYPVKMVVRGDHTSVDCYMAVVPPLTECVVFSIDGSFTASMSVTGRDPKVRAGAVDVCRHWQELGYLLIYITGRPDMQQQRVVSWLSQHNFPHGLISFADGLSTDPLGHKTAYLNNLVQNHGISITAAYGSSKDISVYTNVGMRTDQIFIVGKVGKKLQSNATVLSDGYAAHLAGLQAVGGSRPAKGNARMVIPRGCFNLPGQTANPRRRRYLERKTVSSCCLMVFQTT, from the exons ATGCTGATCAAGGAGTACCGCATTCCGCTGCCCCTCACCGTCGAGGAGTACCGCATCGCCCAGCTCTACATGATTGCG AAAAAGAGTCGCGAGGAGAGTCATGGCGAGGGCAGTGGCGTTGAGATAATCATCAATGAGCCGTACAAGGATGGACCCGGCGGAAATGGTCAATACACGAAGAAGATCTACCATGTGGGCAATCATCTGCCTGGCTGGATTAAAA GTCTCTTGCCGAAAAGCGCTTTAACCGTTGAGGAGGAGGCATGGAATGCCTATCCGTATACCAGGACTCGCTACACCTGTCCGTTTGTGGAGAAGTTCTCGCTGGACATTGAGACATACTACTATCCGGACAATGGCTATCAGGACAATGTCTTCCAGCTGTCCGGTAGCGATCTGCGTAATCGTATCGTAG ACGTGATTGACATTGTCAAGGATCAGCTGTGGGGCGGTGACTATGTGAAGGAGGAGGATCCCAAGCACTTTGTGTCGGACAAGACGGGCCGCGGACCCTTGGCCGAGGATTGGCTGGAGGAGTATTGGCGCGAAGTGAAGGGCAAAAAGCAGCCGACACCGCGCAACATGTCCCTGATGACCGCCTACAAGATCTGCCGCGTGGAGTTCCGCTACTGGGGCATGCAGACGAAGCTAGAGAAGTTCATCCATGATGTGGCGCTGCGCAAGATGATGCTGCGTGCCCATCGGCAGGCGTGGGCATGGCAGGACGAGTGGTTCGGCTTGACCATCGAGGATATACGCGAGCTGGAGCGGCAGACGCAACTGGCCCTGGCCAAGAAGATGGGCGGCGGCGAGGAGTGCAGCGACG ACAGCGTCTCGGAGCCGTATGTCAGCACGGcggccaccgccgcctccgcaACGGGCAGCGAGCGAAAGAAGTCCGCTCCGGCTGTGCCGCCTATTGTCACCCAGCAGCCGCCGAGCGCCGAGGCCAGTTCGGATGAGgagggcgaggaggaggatgacgacgaggacgagaaCGATGCCATTGGCACGGGCGTGGATCTGTCTGCCAATCAAGGCGGATCTGCGCAGCGCTCGCGCTCCCAAAGTATTCAGATGGCCCAGAAGGGCAAGTTCGGGTCAAAGGGCGCCCTGCACTCGCCGGTGGGATCTGCCCATAGCTTTGATCTCCAG GTGGCTAACTGGCGCATGGAGCGATTGGAAGTGGACTCCAAATCCAATTCGGATGAGGAATTCTTTGATTGCCTGG ACACCAACGAGACGAACTCGCTGGCCAAGTGGAGCTCGCTGGAGCTGCTGGGCGAGGGCGACGACAGTCCGCCGCCACATGGCGGACCCTCTAGTGCAGCATcggtgggtgggcgtggcagctcgCGGCAAGAGGACAGCATATTCAATCAGGACTTTCTGATGCGCGTAGCCTCGGAGCGCGGCAACAAGCGACAGTTACGCTCCTCGGCCAGCGTGGATCGCAGTCACGATTCATCGCCGCCGGGATCACCGAGCACACCGTCGTGTCCCACAACCATTCTCATTCTGGTTGTCCATGCGGGCAGCGTTTTGGATGCGGCCAGCGAGCTGACCGCCAAGAAATCCGATGTGACCACATTCCGTGGCTCCTTCGAGGCGGTGATGCGACAGCACTATCCCAGCCTCCTCACCCATGTGACCATCAAGATGGTGCCGTGCCCCTCAATATGCACCGACGCCCTGGGCATTCTCTCCAGCCTGAGTCCGTACTCCTTTGATGCGTCGCCCTCGGCGGCGGATATACCGAATATAGCCGATGTCCCCATTGGAGCCATACCACTACTATCCGTGGCATCGCCAGAATTCCACGAGACGGTCAACAAGACGGTTGCCGCTGCCAATATTGTCTACCATGAGTTTTTGAAATCGGAGGAGGGTCACGGATTCTCCGGCCAAATTGTCATGCTGGGCGATTCGATGGGCTCGCTGCTGGCGTACGAGGCCCTCTGCCGATCGAATGGCAGCCAGCCGGGCACGGCTTCGGGTGCCTCGAATTCCGGCGGAGATGCGGCCACAAATATAAACACCCACAATCCGTTGAGCGCTCGTAATTCGCGATTGGACGACGACGAGCGTTTCATCGAAGCCGATCTGGATGCCAAGCGTTTGCTGGTGGCCCCATCGCCACGTAGACGCcgttccagctcctccagcgatTCGCGGGCCACCAAATTGGACTTTGAGGTCTGTGACTTCTTCATGTTCGGATCGCCGCTGTCTGTGGTGCTGGCTGCTCGGAAACTTCACGATGCCAAGGCCGCCCTGCCGCGGCCCAACTGCCACCAGGTCTACAATCTGTTCCATCCAACCGATCCGATCGCCTCGCGCCTGGAGCCGCTACTGAGCGCCCGGTTTTCTATATTGGCGCCAGTCAATGTCCCACGGTACGCCAAGTATCCGCTGGGTAATGGCCAGCCATTGCATTTAT TGGAGGTCATTCAGTCGCATCCGCAGCACTTTAACGATGGCAACAACCTATTGGCTGGTCGCCGTTTGTCGGACGCATCCATGCAGAGCACGATATCGGGTCTGATTGAGAATGTCTCGCTTAGTACGATCCATGCCC TGCAAAACAAATGGTGGGGCACAAAGCGCTTGGATTTCGCATTATATTGCCCGGAGGGATTGAGTAACTTCCCTGCTCATGCCTTGCCGCACCTCTTCCATGCCAGCTACTGGGAGAGTCCGGATGTGATTGCCTTTATTCTACGGCAGATTGGCAAATTCGAGGGCATACCCTTTGTGGGCTCCAACGATGACAAGGACAATGCCTCCTTCCATCCCGGACAGCCGAGGGAGAAGTGGATCAAGAAACGGACCTCGGTTAAGCTGAAAAATGTGGCCGCCAATCATCGGGCCAACGATGTGATCGTGCAGGAGGGCAGGGAGCAGCGCTTGAATGCGAGATTTATGTACGGACCCCTCGACATGATCACGCTGCACGGTGAAAAGGTGGATGTGCACATTATGAAGGATCCGCCGGCGGGCGAGTGGACATTCCTCAGCACCGAGGTGACGGACAAGAACGGTCGCATCTCGTACAGCATTCCGGATCAGGTATCCCTTGGCTATGGCATATATCCGGTTAAGATGGTGGTCCGTGGCGATCACACCTCGGTGGATTGCTATATGGCGGTGGTGCCGCCGTTGACCGAATGCGTGGTCTTCAGCATTGATGGCTCCTTCACCGCTTCGATGTCGGTGACGGGCAGGGATCCCAAGGTGCGTGCCGGAGCTGTCGATGTTTGCCGCCACTGGCAGGAGCTGGGCTACCTGCTCATCTACATCACCGGACGACCGGATATGCAGCAGCAACGCGTGGTGTCCTGGCTGAGCCAGCACAACTTCCCGCACGGCCTGATCTCGTTCGCCGACGGCCTGTCCACCGATCCATTGGGCCACAAGACGGCCTATCTCAACAATTTGGTTCAGAACCATGGAATCTCAATTACTGCCGCCTACGGCAGCAGCAAGGACATTAGTGTCTACACGAATGTTGGCATGCGAACCGATCAAATCTTCATCGTGGGCAAG GTTGGCAAGAAGCTGCAGTCGAATGCCACCGTGCTTAGCGATGGCTATGCCGCCCACTTGGCCGGTTTGCAGGCTGTGGGTGGTTCGCGTCCGGCGAAGGGCAATGCCCGCATGGTCATTCCCCGCGGATGCTTCAATCTTCCCGGCCAGACCGCGAATCCGCGGCGCAGAAG GTACCTGGAAAGAAAGACTGTTTCCTCCTGTTGTTTGATGGTTTTCCAAACCACTTAA
- the LOC6725888 gene encoding protein retinal degeneration B isoform X1: MLIKEYRIPLPLTVEEYRIAQLYMIAKKSREESHGEGSGVEIIINEPYKDGPGGNGQYTKKIYHVGNHLPGWIKSLLPKSALTVEEEAWNAYPYTRTRYTCPFVEKFSLDIETYYYPDNGYQDNVFQLSGSDLRNRIVDVIDIVKDQLWGGDYVKEEDPKHFVSDKTGRGPLAEDWLEEYWREVKGKKQPTPRNMSLMTAYKICRVEFRYWGMQTKLEKFIHDVALRKMMLRAHRQAWAWQDEWFGLTIEDIRELERQTQLALAKKMGGGEECSDDSVSEPYVSTAATAASATGSERKKSAPAVPPIVTQQPPSAEASSDEEGEEEDDDEDENDAIGTGVDLSANQGGSAQRSRSQSIQMAQKGKFGSKGALHSPVGSAHSFDLQSKKPHAKTAPRRHVANWRMERLEVDSKSNSDEEFFDCLDTNETNSLAKWSSLELLGEGDDSPPPHGGPSSAASVGGRGSSRQEDSIFNQDFLMRVASERGNKRQLRSSASVDRSHDSSPPGSPSTPSCPTTILILVVHAGSVLDAASELTAKKSDVTTFRGSFEAVMRQHYPSLLTHVTIKMVPCPSICTDALGILSSLSPYSFDASPSAADIPNIADVPIGAIPLLSVASPEFHETVNKTVAAANIVYHEFLKSEEGHGFSGQIVMLGDSMGSLLAYEALCRSNGSQPGTASGASNSGGDAATNINTHNPLSARNSRLDDDERFIEADLDAKRLLVAPSPRRRRSSSSSDSRATKLDFEVCDFFMFGSPLSVVLAARKLHDAKAALPRPNCHQVYNLFHPTDPIASRLEPLLSARFSILAPVNVPRYAKYPLGNGQPLHLLEVIQSHPQHFNDGNNLLAGRRLSDASMQSTISGLIENVSLSTIHALQNKWWGTKRLDFALYCPEGLSNFPAHALPHLFHASYWESPDVIAFILRQIGKFEGIPFVGSNDDKDNASFHPGQPREKWIKKRTSVKLKNVAANHRANDVIVQEGREQRLNARFMYGPLDMITLHGEKVDVHIMKDPPAGEWTFLSTEVTDKNGRISYSIPDQVSLGYGIYPVKMVVRGDHTSVDCYMAVVPPLTECVVFSIDGSFTASMSVTGRDPKVRAGAVDVCRHWQELGYLLIYITGRPDMQQQRVVSWLSQHNFPHGLISFADGLSTDPLGHKTAYLNNLVQNHGISITAAYGSSKDISVYTNVGMRTDQIFIVGKVGKKLQSNATVLSDGYAAHLAGLQAVGGSRPAKGNARMVIPRGCFNLPGQTANPRRRSNAFELQLANISPCSSNINSPSSSNHILLAQLIENAIEKDTPAA, from the exons ATGCTGATCAAGGAGTACCGCATTCCGCTGCCCCTCACCGTCGAGGAGTACCGCATCGCCCAGCTCTACATGATTGCG AAAAAGAGTCGCGAGGAGAGTCATGGCGAGGGCAGTGGCGTTGAGATAATCATCAATGAGCCGTACAAGGATGGACCCGGCGGAAATGGTCAATACACGAAGAAGATCTACCATGTGGGCAATCATCTGCCTGGCTGGATTAAAA GTCTCTTGCCGAAAAGCGCTTTAACCGTTGAGGAGGAGGCATGGAATGCCTATCCGTATACCAGGACTCGCTACACCTGTCCGTTTGTGGAGAAGTTCTCGCTGGACATTGAGACATACTACTATCCGGACAATGGCTATCAGGACAATGTCTTCCAGCTGTCCGGTAGCGATCTGCGTAATCGTATCGTAG ACGTGATTGACATTGTCAAGGATCAGCTGTGGGGCGGTGACTATGTGAAGGAGGAGGATCCCAAGCACTTTGTGTCGGACAAGACGGGCCGCGGACCCTTGGCCGAGGATTGGCTGGAGGAGTATTGGCGCGAAGTGAAGGGCAAAAAGCAGCCGACACCGCGCAACATGTCCCTGATGACCGCCTACAAGATCTGCCGCGTGGAGTTCCGCTACTGGGGCATGCAGACGAAGCTAGAGAAGTTCATCCATGATGTGGCGCTGCGCAAGATGATGCTGCGTGCCCATCGGCAGGCGTGGGCATGGCAGGACGAGTGGTTCGGCTTGACCATCGAGGATATACGCGAGCTGGAGCGGCAGACGCAACTGGCCCTGGCCAAGAAGATGGGCGGCGGCGAGGAGTGCAGCGACG ACAGCGTCTCGGAGCCGTATGTCAGCACGGcggccaccgccgcctccgcaACGGGCAGCGAGCGAAAGAAGTCCGCTCCGGCTGTGCCGCCTATTGTCACCCAGCAGCCGCCGAGCGCCGAGGCCAGTTCGGATGAGgagggcgaggaggaggatgacgacgaggacgagaaCGATGCCATTGGCACGGGCGTGGATCTGTCTGCCAATCAAGGCGGATCTGCGCAGCGCTCGCGCTCCCAAAGTATTCAGATGGCCCAGAAGGGCAAGTTCGGGTCAAAGGGCGCCCTGCACTCGCCGGTGGGATCTGCCCATAGCTTTGATCTCCAG TCCAAAAAGCCGCATGCAAAGACAGCGCCACGCAGACAT GTGGCTAACTGGCGCATGGAGCGATTGGAAGTGGACTCCAAATCCAATTCGGATGAGGAATTCTTTGATTGCCTGG ACACCAACGAGACGAACTCGCTGGCCAAGTGGAGCTCGCTGGAGCTGCTGGGCGAGGGCGACGACAGTCCGCCGCCACATGGCGGACCCTCTAGTGCAGCATcggtgggtgggcgtggcagctcgCGGCAAGAGGACAGCATATTCAATCAGGACTTTCTGATGCGCGTAGCCTCGGAGCGCGGCAACAAGCGACAGTTACGCTCCTCGGCCAGCGTGGATCGCAGTCACGATTCATCGCCGCCGGGATCACCGAGCACACCGTCGTGTCCCACAACCATTCTCATTCTGGTTGTCCATGCGGGCAGCGTTTTGGATGCGGCCAGCGAGCTGACCGCCAAGAAATCCGATGTGACCACATTCCGTGGCTCCTTCGAGGCGGTGATGCGACAGCACTATCCCAGCCTCCTCACCCATGTGACCATCAAGATGGTGCCGTGCCCCTCAATATGCACCGACGCCCTGGGCATTCTCTCCAGCCTGAGTCCGTACTCCTTTGATGCGTCGCCCTCGGCGGCGGATATACCGAATATAGCCGATGTCCCCATTGGAGCCATACCACTACTATCCGTGGCATCGCCAGAATTCCACGAGACGGTCAACAAGACGGTTGCCGCTGCCAATATTGTCTACCATGAGTTTTTGAAATCGGAGGAGGGTCACGGATTCTCCGGCCAAATTGTCATGCTGGGCGATTCGATGGGCTCGCTGCTGGCGTACGAGGCCCTCTGCCGATCGAATGGCAGCCAGCCGGGCACGGCTTCGGGTGCCTCGAATTCCGGCGGAGATGCGGCCACAAATATAAACACCCACAATCCGTTGAGCGCTCGTAATTCGCGATTGGACGACGACGAGCGTTTCATCGAAGCCGATCTGGATGCCAAGCGTTTGCTGGTGGCCCCATCGCCACGTAGACGCcgttccagctcctccagcgatTCGCGGGCCACCAAATTGGACTTTGAGGTCTGTGACTTCTTCATGTTCGGATCGCCGCTGTCTGTGGTGCTGGCTGCTCGGAAACTTCACGATGCCAAGGCCGCCCTGCCGCGGCCCAACTGCCACCAGGTCTACAATCTGTTCCATCCAACCGATCCGATCGCCTCGCGCCTGGAGCCGCTACTGAGCGCCCGGTTTTCTATATTGGCGCCAGTCAATGTCCCACGGTACGCCAAGTATCCGCTGGGTAATGGCCAGCCATTGCATTTAT TGGAGGTCATTCAGTCGCATCCGCAGCACTTTAACGATGGCAACAACCTATTGGCTGGTCGCCGTTTGTCGGACGCATCCATGCAGAGCACGATATCGGGTCTGATTGAGAATGTCTCGCTTAGTACGATCCATGCCC TGCAAAACAAATGGTGGGGCACAAAGCGCTTGGATTTCGCATTATATTGCCCGGAGGGATTGAGTAACTTCCCTGCTCATGCCTTGCCGCACCTCTTCCATGCCAGCTACTGGGAGAGTCCGGATGTGATTGCCTTTATTCTACGGCAGATTGGCAAATTCGAGGGCATACCCTTTGTGGGCTCCAACGATGACAAGGACAATGCCTCCTTCCATCCCGGACAGCCGAGGGAGAAGTGGATCAAGAAACGGACCTCGGTTAAGCTGAAAAATGTGGCCGCCAATCATCGGGCCAACGATGTGATCGTGCAGGAGGGCAGGGAGCAGCGCTTGAATGCGAGATTTATGTACGGACCCCTCGACATGATCACGCTGCACGGTGAAAAGGTGGATGTGCACATTATGAAGGATCCGCCGGCGGGCGAGTGGACATTCCTCAGCACCGAGGTGACGGACAAGAACGGTCGCATCTCGTACAGCATTCCGGATCAGGTATCCCTTGGCTATGGCATATATCCGGTTAAGATGGTGGTCCGTGGCGATCACACCTCGGTGGATTGCTATATGGCGGTGGTGCCGCCGTTGACCGAATGCGTGGTCTTCAGCATTGATGGCTCCTTCACCGCTTCGATGTCGGTGACGGGCAGGGATCCCAAGGTGCGTGCCGGAGCTGTCGATGTTTGCCGCCACTGGCAGGAGCTGGGCTACCTGCTCATCTACATCACCGGACGACCGGATATGCAGCAGCAACGCGTGGTGTCCTGGCTGAGCCAGCACAACTTCCCGCACGGCCTGATCTCGTTCGCCGACGGCCTGTCCACCGATCCATTGGGCCACAAGACGGCCTATCTCAACAATTTGGTTCAGAACCATGGAATCTCAATTACTGCCGCCTACGGCAGCAGCAAGGACATTAGTGTCTACACGAATGTTGGCATGCGAACCGATCAAATCTTCATCGTGGGCAAG GTTGGCAAGAAGCTGCAGTCGAATGCCACCGTGCTTAGCGATGGCTATGCCGCCCACTTGGCCGGTTTGCAGGCTGTGGGTGGTTCGCGTCCGGCGAAGGGCAATGCCCGCATGGTCATTCCCCGCGGATGCTTCAATCTTCCCGGCCAGACCGCGAATCCGCGGCGCAGAAG CAATGCTTTCGAGCTGCAGTTGGCCAACATCAGtccctgcagcagcaacatcaacagtcccagcagcagcaaccacatcCTACTGGCCCAACTGATTGAGAATGCCATTGAAAAGGACACGCCAGCTGCCTAG